In a genomic window of bacterium:
- the thiL gene encoding thiamine-phosphate kinase: SEIGGEFALIKRVTARPYKDPAIIKGVGDDCAVLEYTDEKYQLITVDMMVENDHFTLAWHSPSQVGSKLMESNVSDILSMGGTPRWAFLSFALTPDIQVEFMDEFYRGLYESADRHNVALVGGDTTHGRDIVLNLALVGEVDKAGVRLRSHAVPGDLICTTGVLGKSEAGLRLLRKGKATGCLANGHLEPRCRLEWEAKAISRYAHAMIDVSDGLGSEVTHICRESGTGALIDWESIPLSEATIEAAQILNNEPQEYALYGGEDFELVFTIPPENLSPLRQEFNDFTVVGEILSPDHGITLLKAGQKQALKKGYDHFAE; encoded by the coding sequence TCTCCGAAATCGGCGGTGAGTTCGCCCTAATCAAACGCGTCACGGCCCGGCCCTACAAAGACCCGGCGATTATCAAAGGGGTTGGCGATGATTGTGCAGTACTGGAATATACGGACGAAAAGTATCAGCTAATTACGGTGGACATGATGGTTGAAAACGACCATTTCACCCTCGCTTGGCACTCGCCTTCGCAGGTTGGCAGCAAGCTGATGGAATCGAATGTGTCTGACATCCTCTCCATGGGCGGTACGCCTCGTTGGGCATTTTTATCCTTCGCGTTGACGCCGGATATTCAAGTTGAGTTCATGGATGAGTTCTATCGCGGCTTGTATGAGTCGGCAGACAGACACAATGTGGCTTTAGTCGGCGGCGATACTACCCACGGCCGTGATATCGTGCTCAATCTGGCGTTAGTGGGTGAGGTGGACAAAGCCGGAGTGCGTCTGCGTTCACATGCCGTTCCGGGAGATTTAATCTGTACTACGGGCGTTTTGGGCAAGAGTGAAGCCGGTTTGAGGTTGCTGAGAAAAGGCAAAGCGACCGGTTGCCTTGCCAACGGTCACTTAGAGCCTCGCTGTCGGTTGGAATGGGAAGCCAAAGCCATCTCCCGTTACGCTCATGCCATGATTGACGTCAGCGACGGTCTTGGAAGTGAAGTCACTCACATCTGTCGTGAGAGCGGAACCGGCGCGCTTATTGATTGGGAAAGCATCCCCCTCTCAGAAGCAACTATTGAAGCAGCCCAAATTCTCAATAATGAACCCCAAGAATACGCCCTTTACGGCGGCGAAGATTTCGAGTTGGTCTTCACAATCCCCCCAGAAAACCTATCCCCACTCCGCCAAGAATTCAACGATTTCACAGTAGTAGGCGAGATACTATCCCCCGACCATGGCATCACCCTACTCAAAGCCGGCCAAAAACAAGCCCTAAAAAAAGGGTACGACCACTTCGCGGAGTAA
- a CDS encoding vitamin B12-dependent ribonucleotide reductase: MEQGNQEGFSSFDPMFGDEEEGVAKSGNGHSRAGAVMLDMPEEAVTMAVTKIEEAVEKTVKKQGKKTFSKGKGLTFTRRFTQQGIDPYDELTWETRTASIIGEKGDVVFEQLNVEVPSTWSQLATNVVSSKYFRGQLGTPQREFSVKQLVGRVVETITQWGILDNYFATEEDAEVFRAELKFILVNQMASFNSPVWFNIGWEGRRQASSACYINEVVDNMESILDLYKIEGMLFKDGSGSGVNLSSLRSSKEKLSAGGYSSGPVSFMKGFDASAGSIKSGGSTRRAACMRVLNVDHPDIIEFIASKAEAEKKAHALIEAGFTGAFNVPGGAYDTVPYQNANHSVRATDDFMSAVEKNSDWQTCSVVDRAPMATFRARDVMNRIADAAWVCGDPGMQYHDTINRWHTCLNSDQIHASNPCSEFMFLNNTACNLASLNLMEFRTPDGDLDVDAFKHAIQVVLTAQEMLIGNSDYPTPKITEMSNEYRPLGMGYANLGALLMERGLPYDSDEGRTYAAAITAIMTGEAYRQSAIISRDCGGPFSGYKVNREPALRVMRQHREAIESIDSKLAPEGLLKAARISWDDVLTFAGKHGLRNAQASVLAPTGTIGFMMDCDTTGIEPDIALVKYKTLVGGGMMKIVNQTVPDALLRLGYTSSQIVDILSHIESSDTIEDAPHLKDEDLPVFDCAFRPAKGERSIVPMGHVKMMSAVQPFISGAISKTVNMPNETTPEEIADTYLQAWKLGLKAIAIYRDGCKKTQPLNTKKPDEEKAGTAQVQTAEPAKPKRRRLSDERQSITHKFSVGGHEGYVTVGLYDDGMPGEIFITMSKEGSVISGLMDAFATSISMALQYGVPLDTLVDKFSHMRFEPSGFTGNKQIPFAKSIMDYLFRWLGLKFGRNGKQEAQLSLEDKAIIARTLATDEKTDDKTLLEREKQVFATQSDAPPCPDCGMILVRNGSCYKCLNCGMSYGCS, from the coding sequence GTGGAGCAAGGTAACCAAGAAGGCTTTAGTTCTTTTGATCCGATGTTTGGAGATGAGGAAGAAGGAGTCGCAAAATCAGGGAATGGTCATTCACGAGCGGGAGCAGTGATGCTCGATATGCCTGAGGAAGCAGTAACCATGGCCGTGACGAAGATCGAAGAAGCAGTGGAGAAAACCGTGAAGAAGCAAGGCAAGAAGACATTCAGCAAGGGGAAAGGGCTTACATTTACCCGCCGCTTCACCCAGCAAGGAATCGATCCTTACGACGAACTTACCTGGGAAACGCGAACAGCTTCCATCATTGGCGAAAAGGGGGATGTGGTCTTCGAACAGCTTAATGTTGAAGTACCCTCTACCTGGAGCCAACTAGCAACGAACGTTGTTTCTTCAAAGTACTTTCGCGGACAACTCGGGACACCCCAACGGGAATTTAGCGTAAAACAGTTGGTAGGCCGAGTCGTTGAAACCATCACCCAATGGGGCATACTCGATAACTACTTCGCGACAGAGGAAGATGCCGAAGTCTTCCGCGCCGAGTTGAAATTTATTTTGGTCAACCAGATGGCCTCTTTCAACAGCCCAGTGTGGTTCAACATCGGCTGGGAAGGCCGTCGCCAAGCATCCTCGGCATGCTACATCAACGAAGTTGTGGATAACATGGAGTCTATCCTTGATCTATATAAGATTGAAGGGATGCTCTTCAAAGACGGATCCGGCTCAGGCGTGAACCTCTCGTCATTACGCTCTTCCAAAGAAAAGCTTTCGGCAGGCGGTTACTCATCCGGTCCTGTGAGCTTTATGAAGGGATTTGATGCGAGCGCGGGTTCGATCAAGTCCGGTGGTTCCACCAGACGCGCCGCTTGCATGCGTGTGCTCAATGTCGATCACCCGGACATCATTGAGTTCATCGCCAGCAAAGCGGAGGCTGAAAAGAAAGCCCATGCGTTGATTGAAGCCGGATTCACGGGCGCATTCAATGTTCCCGGGGGCGCTTATGACACCGTGCCTTACCAAAATGCCAACCACAGCGTCCGCGCGACTGATGATTTTATGAGCGCTGTCGAAAAAAATTCGGATTGGCAGACCTGTTCGGTAGTGGACCGTGCTCCGATGGCAACATTTAGAGCACGCGATGTCATGAACCGAATTGCCGATGCGGCGTGGGTCTGCGGCGATCCCGGCATGCAATATCACGACACCATCAACCGCTGGCACACCTGCCTTAACTCAGACCAAATTCACGCCAGCAACCCATGTTCGGAATTCATGTTCCTCAACAACACGGCCTGCAACTTGGCGAGCTTGAACCTAATGGAGTTCAGAACGCCCGATGGCGATCTCGATGTGGATGCGTTCAAGCATGCCATTCAAGTGGTGCTTACTGCGCAGGAAATGCTGATCGGCAACTCCGACTACCCGACCCCCAAGATCACAGAGATGAGCAACGAATATCGGCCATTGGGAATGGGATACGCGAACCTGGGCGCACTACTGATGGAACGCGGCCTGCCTTATGACAGCGATGAAGGCAGAACCTATGCAGCCGCCATCACGGCGATCATGACCGGCGAAGCCTATCGGCAATCGGCTATCATCTCACGCGATTGCGGGGGACCTTTCTCCGGTTATAAAGTCAATCGCGAACCGGCCTTGCGAGTGATGCGACAACATCGGGAGGCGATTGAATCTATCGACAGCAAACTGGCGCCCGAAGGCTTGCTCAAAGCGGCAAGAATTTCATGGGACGATGTACTGACCTTTGCCGGCAAGCATGGCCTGCGTAATGCCCAAGCATCTGTTCTAGCCCCAACCGGCACCATCGGCTTCATGATGGACTGCGATACCACCGGTATCGAGCCAGACATCGCGTTAGTCAAGTACAAAACGCTCGTTGGCGGCGGGATGATGAAAATCGTCAATCAAACCGTCCCCGATGCCCTTTTGCGACTTGGCTACACCAGCTCACAGATTGTGGATATTCTTTCCCACATCGAAAGCTCTGACACCATCGAGGATGCCCCTCATCTTAAAGATGAGGACTTGCCGGTCTTCGATTGTGCCTTCCGACCGGCTAAGGGCGAACGCTCGATTGTGCCTATGGGCCATGTGAAGATGATGTCTGCTGTTCAGCCATTTATCTCAGGCGCAATCAGCAAGACGGTCAACATGCCGAATGAGACCACGCCTGAGGAGATTGCTGATACCTACTTACAGGCTTGGAAGCTTGGGCTGAAAGCGATTGCCATCTATCGTGATGGCTGTAAAAAGACCCAACCGCTTAACACCAAGAAGCCTGATGAAGAAAAGGCAGGGACCGCACAGGTTCAAACTGCTGAACCAGCAAAACCAAAGCGACGCCGACTGTCCGATGAACGGCAATCAATCACCCACAAGTTCAGCGTCGGTGGACACGAGGGTTATGTCACCGTCGGCCTTTACGACGATGGTATGCCGGGTGAAATTTTCATCACGATGTCAAAAGAAGGTTCGGTTATTTCGGGCTTGATGGATGCCTTTGCAACGTCAATTTCGATGGCGCTGCAATATGGGGTTCCGCTCGATACGCTGGTGGATAAATTCTCCCATATGCGCTTTGAGCCGAGTGGTTTCACGGGAAACAAACAAATCCCGTTTGCCAAGTCGATTATGGACTACCTCTTCCGATGGCTTGGGCTTAAATTCGGACGCAATGGCAAACAGGAAGCACAGCTCTCATTGGAGGATAAAGCCATCATCGCCCGTACCTTGGCAACGGATGAGAAAACGGACGATAAAACTCTATTAGAACGAGAAAAGCAGGTGTTCGCCACACAAAGTGACGCGCCGCCGTGCCCGGACTGCGGCATGATCTTAGTTAGAAACGGCTCCTGCTACAAATGCCTTAACTGCGGTATGTCCTACGGCTGCAGTTAA
- the nrdR gene encoding transcriptional regulator NrdR, which produces MKCPYCGNQEDNVLDSRPVRDGMAIRRRRQCVACGQRFKTYEEIEEKRLMVVKKNGDREPFKRDKILQGFFLACRKRPVSIEKMEEATEEVERALINRLESEVSTNDIGELVMDQLLLIDPVAYVRFASVYRQFEDANQFREVVESLRKRKRQKS; this is translated from the coding sequence ATGAAGTGTCCCTACTGTGGCAACCAAGAAGACAATGTGCTTGATTCTCGCCCCGTTCGCGATGGCATGGCTATCCGACGGAGACGACAATGTGTTGCCTGCGGTCAGCGCTTCAAAACCTACGAAGAAATCGAAGAAAAACGGTTGATGGTCGTTAAAAAGAACGGAGACAGAGAACCGTTCAAGCGGGATAAGATCCTGCAAGGATTTTTTTTAGCCTGCCGGAAGCGCCCTGTTAGTATAGAAAAAATGGAAGAAGCCACCGAAGAAGTGGAACGAGCGCTTATCAACCGGCTCGAATCGGAAGTCTCGACTAATGATATCGGAGAATTGGTAATGGACCAACTGCTCCTAATTGACCCAGTGGCTTATGTAAGGTTTGCATCGGTCTATCGGCAGTTTGAAGATGCCAATCAATTCAGAGAAGTAGTTGAAAGTTTAAGAAAACGCAAGCGGCAGAAATCTTAG